TCTGGGAATCTGACTCCAGGGATCAATTCATACACACCTAATggcggaggtggggaggagacacAAGCGTTGCCCCCAGTATGCCCTGCATCCATCTAGGACCTGGACTACAAACTCAAACACTTCTAGGTAGCAGGGAATTAATGGTAATATGTTATAGCAGCCGGGTTGGGGAGCAATAGGGGAGTGGTGGGGAGTGTGGTAAACACAAAATGGATCCCCACCTAAAGGAACGGCCGCTTGGCCtgttccataatttggctattataaacaatgctgcagtaaacataagggtgcatatatcccttcaaattagcattttcacattctttgggtaaatagccaggagtgcaattactggatcatagggtagttctatttttaattttttgaggaacctccatactgtctacCACAGTGGCAGCCCAAGTGtacatcaatagatgaatagctAAAGAAAACTTGGTATATgtatcatggaatattattcagccttaaacaagaatgaaatcttgccatttgcaacaacatgggtggatctacAGAAGGAtctataatgctaagcaaaataagccggtcagagaaagacaaataatgtaaTGATATAAAGACgtaatgatttcactcatatgtggaatttaagaaacaaaacaaagggggctgggtggggggagacaacccaaaaaacagattcttaactatagacaaCAGATGGGTTACGAGCTGAGAGGAGGCTGGGGATAGgggtggatgggtgaaataggtgatgaggattaagaatacacttacactgatgagcactgagtaatatatggagctgttgaatcactagattgtacccctgaaactaatataacactgcacgTTAACTACaccagaattaaaattaaaactaacaaacaaacaaaaagagcagCTACAACTCCTGAGCGGCAGCACCTTCCAGCCTACACTGGTTCAGATCAGCTCTAGACAATCACTGCCGGGTGGGAATGTCAACCCACCATTGCCAGAGCTGACTTTTCCAAAGAGGTGAGAAGTCTGGAGTTTTATATTACATTAGTTGCCAACTGATAGGaagaaatgctaaataaaaatcCACCCCTGGGCCAGTGATAGCGCAGAGGCCAATGTTTGTGGGCTCCAATCTGCCAGGACTGCCCCGGGAGGACGGATCCCCactagagagaaagaagggaggccTTTGGGGGCACATGGGCCCGGAGCCTAACCCAGCAGGGTGACGACCGTGTTACCTGCATTGTGTTCATCCATCGAGAAGGCTTTGTTCTCCATGTAGGTCCGTGGCAGCTGCACGTCCTCCTCAAACGCTGTCTCCCGCATTCTCGGCTGCGAGGTGTCGAAGTAGTTGGGCGTGTTCTCCTGTGGGGCTGGTAGGATGGTGCAGTGGATTTCGGGGATGGCGTGGAAGATGACGAAGACCCAGCCGCTGGCCACCAGCGTGATGGCCAAGGTGGGGTCGCCCCAGGCGTCTCCCTGCCGCAGCTCGGCGTTGCCAAAGAGGTACATGGTCATCCAGGCCACCCAGATGAGCACAGAGAGGAAGGCTGTGACCAGGATGCAGGCCCCGTTCTGCTTCCATTTCTTGAACTTGCCGCACAGCGTGAAGAGCGCCAGCCCCAGGGTGGCCACCAGCAGTACCATGTCGTAGATGAGGGCCATCACGAAGTCCATGGGCTCGTAAGCACAGGCCGGCTTTGCGTCGCGCAGAACAGTCAGCACCAGCCACTCGATGGCGATGATCACCTGCACCAGCATCAGGCACAGCGCCACACCAACCAGCTGCCAGCCCGAGGGGCTCTTGCCGTGGCGCACCAGCCTCCGCACGCGCCACGCCTGGCTcagcaggcaggagaagcagagcgCGAAGAGGACGCCCCAGAGGAACCGGCGCACCGAGCAGATAGTCTCGTCTTCCCGGATGATGAAGGCAAATGTCAGCCCGAAGAGGCCCAGGGTCcccagaaggaagaggaagtggaGGCCCACGGGGTCCTTCTTCTCCTTGTCCTTGATAAATGGTAGCCGCACCAGCAGGATGAGCATCAGGAGCAGCGTGATCAGGGCGCCTGCCCCAGCCACCGCCTCCACCACGATGCCCCAGATGGTGTCCAGGTCGCACAGGGACACGTACTGAGGGAGGAGATCCAGTCCACAGCCCCGGGATGTGCTGGCGTTCTCAGAGGCCCCGGAGGCGATCACAAAGAGTAGGAGGAAGGCGAGCACCTTGTGGGTTCTCATCTTTCTCTCTGGCACCAGAAATGTTCCAGAATATTGAGGAgggggggggttgggaggggggtttggagggagaaaaagattGATTCAGTGTAAGATTTCCCACTTTGCTGACTTTAAGACCCACCTCATTTGGAACCTGCTGGCCCACAAGGCACATTTGACAGATCAGAAAAAGGCACCCCTTTCTCCAGACAGCACAGCCCCTGGGGCTGTGAAAGAgggggggctgggaagggggtggTGGTACAGGACCCTGATTTCAGCTCCCATCTGCAGCCTTGATCTGGCACAGTCAACAATCATGAATCATCACTGCTAGTGACTGGtgaagagggtgagagagagattCACTCTGTATACTCTTTTGTATTCgttgatttttatattctgtgCTACGTCTGACCTCTTCAAACATAAGGGAATGGAAACAAAACTGAAGAGTTATAGCTAT
The sequence above is drawn from the Canis lupus baileyi chromosome 8, mCanLup2.hap1, whole genome shotgun sequence genome and encodes:
- the GPRC5B gene encoding G-protein coupled receptor family C group 5 member B isoform X2, giving the protein MRTHKVLAFLLLFVIASGASENASTSRGCGLDLLPQYVSLCDLDTIWGIVVEAVAGAGALITLLLMLILLVRLPFIKDKEKKDPVGLHFLFLLGTLGLFGLTFAFIIREDETICSVRRFLWGVLFALCFSCLLSQAWRVRRLVRHGKSPSGWQLVGVALCLMLVQVIIAIEWLVLTVLRDAKPACAYEPMDFVMALIYDMVLLVATLGLALFTLCGKFKKWKQNGACILVTAFLSVLIWVAWMTMYLFGNAELRQGDAWGDPTLAITLVASGWVFVIFHAIPEIHCTILPAPQENTPNYFDTSQPRMRETAFEEDVQLPRTYMENKAFSMDEHNAALRTAGFRNGSLGNRPSAPFRSNVYQPTEMAVVLNGGTIPTAPPSYTGRHLW
- the GPRC5B gene encoding G-protein coupled receptor family C group 5 member B isoform X1, with translation MRTHKVLAFLLLFVIASGASENASTSRGCGLDLLPQYVSLCDLDTIWGIVVEAVAGAGALITLLLMLILLVRLPFIKDKEKKDPVGLHFLFLLGTLGLFGLTFAFIIREDETICSVRRFLWGVLFALCFSCLLSQAWRVRRLVRHGKSPSGWQLVGVALCLMLVQVIIAIEWLVLTVLRDAKPACAYEPMDFVMALIYDMVLLVATLGLALFTLCGKFKKWKQNGACILVTAFLSVLIWVAWMTMYLFGNAELRQGDAWGDPTLAITLVASGWVFVIFHAIPEIHCTILPAPQENTPNYFDTSQPRMRETAFEEDVQLPRTYMENKAFSMDEHNAALRTAGFRNGSLGNRPSAPFRSNVYQPTEMAVVLNGGTCVILVSRSQLLRQVTLEDTSGERLLSSRE